A window of the Brassica oleracea var. oleracea cultivar TO1000 chromosome C1, BOL, whole genome shotgun sequence genome harbors these coding sequences:
- the LOC106295163 gene encoding acyl carrier protein, chloroplastic yields MATTFSASVSMQATSLVTTTRISFQKPVLVSNHGRTNLSFNLRRTRLSISCAAKQETVEKVSEIVKKQLSLKDDQQVVAETKFVDLGADSLDTVEIVMGLEEEFGIEMAEEKAQKIATVEQAAELIEELMQAKK; encoded by the exons ATGGCGACCACTTTCAGCGCTTCAGTCTCCATGCAAGCTACCTCTCTG GTAACAACAACGAGGATTAGTTTCCAAAAGCCGGTTTTGGTTTCAAACCATGGAAGGACTAATCTCTCCTTCAACCTACGCCGCACTCGCCTCTCAATCTCTTGCGCG GCCAAACAAGAGACAGTAGAGAAAGTATCTGAGATAGTCAAGAAGCAACTCTCACTCAAAGACGATCAACAAGTCGTTGCAGAAACCAAATTTGTCGATCTTGGAGCAGATTCTCTCGACACG GTTGAGATAGTGATGGGTTTAGAGGAAGAGTTTGGTATCGAAATGGCAGAAGAGAAAGCACAGAAGATTGCAACAGTTGAACAAGCTGCTGAACTCATTGAAGAGCTCATGCAAGCCAAGAAGTAA
- the LOC106327988 gene encoding E3 ubiquitin-protein ligase ATL6-like encodes MRRSDPLTFSGVLPIVFLLILSAAELAAGQGPPPPDNRNEMYNNYGRVSPALAVIVVILVAALFFMGFFSIYFRTCSGVADPGASPAAGGVRSRGTVTAASRGLDLSVVETFPTFVYSEVKTQKLGKGELECAICLNEFEDDETLRLLPKCDHVFHPHCIDAWLEAHVTCPVCRANLSEGEPVEPDLELQQVAVNPEPVVDPPVPEESVITEVDSRRLPGVPVDIKRVKFSRSHTTGHSVVQPGECTERFTLRLPEDVRKRVMENWRLNRSGSLVALPRGGSSRRGKPSRARSDRWLFRKTPSFMWRSRDDGSIRLGSTRSIRANVSNSTGESTRSDRWAFLRNGSLLWRNSSVHKGGVNKDGEGTSVKPTGTGGSTSGSMRLPV; translated from the coding sequence ATGAGAAGATCTGACCCCTTGACTTTTTCCGGCGTTTTGCCGATTGTTTTCTTGCTAATACTATCAGCGGCGGAGCTCGCGGCGGGCCAAGGACCGCCGCCGCCTGATAACAGAAATGAAATGTATAACAACTACGGCAGGGTGAGTCCCGCCTTGGCGGTGATCGTCGTGATCCTCGTCGCTGCTCTCTTCTTCATGGGCTTCTTCTCCATCTACTTCCGCACGTGCTCCGGCGTAGCCGACCCCGGCGCCTCGCCTGCTGCTGGTGGGGTTAGATCCAGAGGAACCGTCACCGCGGCGTCGCGTGGACTAGATCTTTCGGTGGTGGAGACTTTCCCGACGTTCGTGTACTCGGAGGTGAAGACTCAGAAGCTCGGGAAAGGGGAGCTTGAGTGTGCGATCTGTCTGAACGAGTTCGAAGACGATGAAACGCTGCGTTTGCTGCCTAAATGTGATCATGTCTTTCACCCGCACTGCATCGACGCGTGGCTTGAGGCTCACGTTACTTGCCCTGTTTGCCGGGCTAATCTCTCTGAGGGAGAACCGGTCGAACCGGATCTTGAATTACAGCAGGTGGCGGTGAACCCCGAACCGGTGGTTGATCCTCCTGTACCGGAAGAATCGGTTATAACTGAAGTAGATTCGAGGAGACTACCTGGAGTACCGGTGGATATTAAACGAGTGAAGTTCTCGAGATCGCATACGACGGGGCATTCGGTGGTTCAACCGGGAGAATGTACCGAGCGGTTTACTCTCCGGTTACCGGAAGATGTGAGGAAGAGGGTGATGGAGAATTGGAGACTAAACCGGTCTGGTAGTCTTGTGGCTCTTCCTAGGGGAGGAAGTTCAAGGAGAGGTAAACCGTCAAGGGCTCGGTCTGATCGATGGTTGTTCCGTAAAACGCCGTCGTTTATGTGGAGGAGCCGTGATGATGGTTCGATTAGGCTAGGTTCTACCCGTAGTATTCGAGCCAATGTGTCGAATTCAACCGGTGAGTCCACACGGTCGGACCGGTGGGCTTTTCTTAGAAACGGGTCGTTGTTGTGGAGGAACTCTTCGGTACATAAGGGAGGAGTCAATAAGGACGGCGAAGGAACTTCGGTTAAACCGACCGGTACTGGTGGCTCAACTAGCGGTTCGATGAGATTACCGGTTTAG
- the LOC106293097 gene encoding phosphoglycerate mutase-like protein AT74: MSSDNKLLPKRIILVRHGESEGNLDTEAYTTTPDHKIQLTESGLLQAREAGARLRSLLSSNPSSPEWRVCFYVSPYDRTRSTLREIGRSFSRRRVIGVREECRIREQDFGNFQVKERMRATKKVRERFGRFFYRFPEGESAADVFDRVSSFLESLWRDIDMNRLHMNPTHELNFVIVSHGLTSRVFLMKWFKWTVEQFEALNNPGNSEIRVMELGQGGDYSLAIHHTEEELERWGLSPEMIADQKWRVNAHKGEWKEDCKWYFGDFFDHMADSDQESETDATEEDKLNLLTNTEDNNEELCS; the protein is encoded by the exons ATGAGTTCAGATAACAAACTGCTTCCGAAGCGAATCATCCTCGTGCGTCACGGCGAATCCGAAGGAAACCTCGACACGGAGGCGTACACCACGACCCCGGATCACAAGATCCAGCTAACCGAGTCCGGTTTGCTTCAGGCGCGCGAAGCAGGAGCGCGTCTCCGCTCCCTGCTCTCCTCCAATCCTTCTTCCCCTGAGTGGCGCGTCTGCTTCTACGTCTCCCCTTACGATCGCACGCGATCCACGCTCCGGGAGATCGGACGGTCGTTCTCGCGCCGCCGCGTGATCGGCGTTCGAGAAGAATGTCGGATCAGGGAACAGGATTTTGGGAATTTTCAGGTTAAGGAGAGGATGAGAGCGACCAAGAAGGTTAGAGAGAGGTTTGGTCGGTTCTTTTATCGGTTCCCGGAGGGTGAATCAGCCGCAGATGTCTTCGACCGTGTCTCCA GTTTTCTTGAGTCTCTATGGAGAGACATCGACATGAACAGGCTTCACATGAACCCGACCCATGAGCTAAACTTTGTGATCGTCTCACACGGGTTAACATCGCGTGTGTTTCTTATGAAATGGTTCAAGTGGACCGTGGAACAGTTTGAGGCTCTGAACAATCCCGGGAACAGCGAGATCAGGGTTATGGAGTTAGGACAAGGAGGTGACTACAGCTTGGCGATTCATCACACGGAGGAAGAGTTAGAGAGATGGGGTCTGTCACCTGAGATGATTGCAGATCAGAAATGGCGGGTTAACGCGCATAAAGGCGAATGGAAAGAAGATTGTAAGTGGTACTTTGGTGATTTTTTCGATCATATGGCTGATTCAGACCAAGAATCCGAGACTGATGCTACTGAAGAAGACAAGTTAAATCTACTAACGAACACGGAAGATAACAATGAGGAGTTATGCAGCTGA
- the LOC106296020 gene encoding LOW QUALITY PROTEIN: branched-chain-amino-acid aminotransferase-like protein 1 (The sequence of the model RefSeq protein was modified relative to this genomic sequence to represent the inferred CDS: inserted 2 bases in 1 codon; deleted 2 bases in 2 codons) encodes MTEPEVIHSWSAPRSLSTSLMYSFAERDDIEVVDEPLYAAFLKATGVDRPYRNEVLSKMECNGHKVVKDIIYGSGSKKFRHCKHISKQRLFGLPNELMSKGKHFILIRNPLNILPSFEKIHPSSFLELGLGELVSIYSDLCQMGTPPPVIDADELQRDPETTLRGLYNDLEIPFQASMLKWEAGPIPEDGVWAPWWYKSVHESTGFSSPKKYPRTFPLSHYDLLEQSLPLYNILRSHVKHKSSLLSSPLPPPSLPVPENAKLLAWVGDELLPREMAKVSVFDSVVQGGDSVWEGLRIYKGKIFKLEEHLDRLFDSAKALAFENVPSREEIKEAIFRTLITNGMFDNTHIRLSLTRGKKVTSGMSPAFNRYGCTLIVLAEWKPAVYDNDGGIVLMTATTRRNSPNNLDSKIRHNNLLNNILAKIESNNANAADAIMLDKDGYVSETNATNIFMVKKGRVLTPHADYCLPGITRATVMELVVKENLILEERRISLSEFHTADELWTTGTTGELSSVMKIDGRVIGDGKVGPVTRTLQNAYKKLTXDSGVLIPTYQAA; translated from the exons ATGACAGAACCTGAAGTGATTCACTCATGGTCTGCCCCAAGGTCACTCAGCACCAGCCTCATGTACTCCTTTGCAGAG AGAGATGACATCGAAGTTGTCGACGAGCCCCTGTATGCAGCATTTCTCAAAGCTACAGGTGTTGATAGGCCATACAGAAACGAGGTTCTCTCCAAGATG GAGTGCAATGGACATAAGGTAGTGAAAGATATCATTTATGGATCAGGATCAAAGAAGTTCCGGCACTGTAAG CATATCTCCAAACAACGGCTTTTCGGTTTGCCAAATGAACTGATGAGCAAAGGAAAGCACTTCATACTGATAAGAAATCCACTTAACATACTG CCTTCCTTTGAGAAGATACACCCTTCATCGTTTCTTGAACTAGGCTTGGGGGAACTAGTGTCGATATACAGTGATCTCTGTCAGATGGGAACACCACCACCAGTCATCGATGCAGATGAGCTTCAGCGAGATCCTGAG ACCACGTTACGAGGTCTTTACAATGATTTGGAGATTCCATTTCAAGCTTCTATGCTTAA GTGGGAGGCTGGTCCTATACCAGAAGATGGAGTATGGGCACCATGGTGGTACAAGAGTGTGCACGAGTCAACTGGTTTCTCATCTCCAAAGAAGTATCCTCGT ACATTCCCT TTGTCGCATTACGATTTGCTGGAGCAAAGTCTACCACTTTACAACATTCTAAGGAGCCATGTGAAGCACAAGTCATCACTCTTGAGTAGTCCCTTGCCTCCTCCTAGTCTCCCGGTTCCTGAAAACGCAAAACTTCTTGCATGGGTTGGTGACGAGCTTTTGCCTCGTGAGATGGCAAAG GTTTCAGTTTTTGACTCGGTTGTGCAAGGTGGTGACTCAGTATGGGAAGGACTCAGGATTTACAAGGGGAAGATATTCAAGCTTGAAGAACATCTAGATCG GCTATTTGATTCAGCTAAGGCTCTGGCTTTCGAAAATGTTCCATCTCGTGAAGAG ATAAAAGAAGCTATCTTCAGAACTCTCATAACAAATGGTATGTTTGACAATACACATATCAGGTTGTCCCTAACTCGAGGCAAAAAG GTAACTTCTGGAATGAGCCCTGCGTTTAATCGATATGGATGCACACTTATTG TGCTTGCGGAATGGAAGCCAGCAGTGTATGACAATGATGGTGGGATTGTGCTGATGACTGCA ACTACACGCCGCAACTCGCCTAAT AATTTGGATTCCAAGATTCGTCATAACAACCTTCTCAATAACATACTAGCAAAG ATTGAAAGTAACAACGCGAATGCTGCGGATGCCATTATGCTTGACAAAGATGGTTATGTATCTGAAACCAATGCAACCAACATT TTTATGGTGAAGAAAGGACGTGTTCTTACTCCCCATGCAGATTACTGTCTCCCTGGCATAACAAGAGCTACC GTCATGGAACTTGTGGTTAAAGAGAATCTCATCTTAGAAGAACGAAGAATCAGTCTCTCTGAATTTCATACAGCAGATGAG TTATGGACAACTGGAACCACGGGAGAACTTAGCTCG GTTATGAAAATCGACGGACGTGTGATTGGTGATGGAAAAGTTGGACCGGTAACGAGAACACTGCAAAACGCTTACAAGAAACTGAC GGATTCAGGTGTGCTAATACCCACATACCAAGCAGCCTGA
- the LOC106297490 gene encoding probable serine/threonine-protein kinase At1g54610, with product MGCVLGRPGSPGSVVSSRIESNRKEVNNVSVTKTETIQTTSVVVASASTSEEVRNDEAVVKNHKEENGTKERKPRGERRRSSKPDPRRSNPPKNLLGEQVAAGWPPWLSEVCGEALNGWLPRKADSFEKIEKIGSGTYSNVYKARDSLTGSIVALKKVRCEVLERESLRFMAREILILRRLDHPNVIKLEGLVTSRMSNSLYLVFRYMHHDLAGLAASPDITFTEQQVKCYMKQLLSGLEHCHNRGVLHRDIKGSNLLIDDGGVLRIGDFGLATFYDATKRQRMTNRVVTLWYRAPELLHGVEEYNVGIDLWSAGCILAELLSGRPIMPGRNEVEQLHRIYKLCGSPSEEYWRKIRLPSHQRHAHHKPLPQFKRKVREVFKDFSPQALSLLDTLLAIDPSERQTASDALMSDFFMTKPFPCEPSDLPKYPPSKEIDARKRDEEFRRQREARKVQGESRRRIRLPRERAQPRAMAAPEANAENQSNIDRMRMITHANAKSKSEKFPPPHQDGSLGFQVGSSRRLDPSEIPFSSNSLTASYSKEPLQTWSGPLAPIGASDSSSQRRKDVNKERRMAAKLKGKRIVV from the exons ATGGGTTGTGTATTGGGTCGACCCGGATCGCCAGGATCAGTAGTTAGCTCAAGGATCGAGTCTAATCGAAAGGAAGTAAACAATGTCTCCGTGACTAAAACCGAAACCATACAAACCACTAGTGTAGTTGTTGCTTCTGCTTCTACTAGTGAGGAGGTTAGGAATGATGAAGCTGTTGTGAAGAATCACAAGGAAGAGAATGGCACCAAAGAGAGGAAACCTAGAGGGGAAAGAAGAAGGTCTAGTAAGCCGGACCCGAGACGTAGCAACCCACCAAAGAACTTGCTCGGTGAGCAAGTTGCTGCCGGATGGCCACCGTGGCTGTCTGAAGTATGCGGTGAAGCTCTTAACGGATGGCTTCCAAGAAAAGCTGATTCCTTTGAGAAGATTGAGAAG ATTGGATCAGGAACGTATAGTAATGTGTACAAGGCGAGAGATTCGTTAACAGGAAGCATTGTGGCATTAAAGAAAGTTCGGTGTGAAGTTTTGGAACGCGAGAGCTTGAGATTCATGGCAAGAGAGATTCTGATCTTGAGAAGATTAGATCATCCCAATGTCATTAAACTAGAAGGTTTGGTTACTTCGAGGATGTCGAATAGTTTATACTTGGTGTTCCGTTACATGCATCACGACCTAGCTGGTCTAGCTGCAAGCCCGGACATAACATTCACCGAGCAACAG GTTAAATGCTACATGAAGCAACTCCTCTCGGGGCTCGAACACTGCCACAACAGAGGAGTTCTCCACCGTGATATCAAAGGATCAAACCTCCTTATAGACGACGGAGGAGTTCTTAGGATAGGCGACTTCGGTCTCGCAACATTTTACGATGCCACTAAAAGGCAAAGGATGACAAACCGGGTTGTTACTTTATGGTACAGAGCACCTGAGCTTCTTCACGGTGTTGAAGAGTATAACGTAGGCATTGATCTGTGGAGTGCAGGCTGCATTTTAGCCGAGTTGTTATCAGGCAGACCGATCATGCCGGGTCGCAACGAGGTGGAGCAGTTGCATAGGATATATAAGCTGTGCGGATCGCCTTCTGAAGAGTATTGGAGGAAGATTAGGCTTCCTTCTCATCAGAGGCATGCTCATCACAAGCCTTTGCCTCAGTTTAAAAGAAAAGTAAGAGAGGTTTTTAAAGACTTCTCTCCTCAGGCGCTTTCTTTGCTCGATACGCTTCTGGCTATTGATCCTTCTGAGCGGCAGACAGCTTCAGATGCGTTGATGAGTGAT TTTTTCATGACAAAGCCATTTCCATGTGAACCTTCTGATCTACCTAAGTACCCTCCAAGTAAAGAGATTGATGCCAGGAAACGAGATGAAGAGTTTAGGAG ACAAAGGGAAGCACGTAAGGTTCAAGGAGAGAGCAGAAGAAGAATCAGACTACCTCGAGAACGAGCCCAACCAAGAGCAATGGCTGCTCCTGAAGCCAATGCTGAGAATCAATCCAACATTGAT AGGATGCGTATGATCACGCATGCGAATGCTAAGAGCAAGAGTGAGAAGTTTCCTCCACCACATCAAGACGGGTCGCTTGGTTTTCAGGTGGGATCTTCACGGAGACTGGATCCATCAGAGATACCGTTTAGCTCAAACTCGCTCACTGCTTCTTACTCCAAAGAGCCGCTTCAGACATGGTCAGGGCCTTTGGCTCCCATTGGAGCGTCTGACTCAAGTTCACAGAGGAGAAAGGATGTTAACAAGGAGAGAAGAATGGCTGCTAAGCTTAAAGGGAAAAGAATCGTTGTTTAA